The following coding sequences are from one Paenarthrobacter ureafaciens window:
- a CDS encoding o-succinylbenzoate synthase — protein sequence MLPSLEELQESARVVSLPMRVKFRGIMQRETLLLKGPLGWGEFCPFPEYGDDESSRWLAAALEAGWQGFPPALRDTIPVNATVPAVSADRVPGVLARFGRVDAVKVKVAERGQDVAEDIARVTAVREALPDASIRVDANGGWDVDQAVGALGRLSAVGLEYAEQPVPTIKGLAEVRRRLAATGIPVPIAADESVRKEEDPLRVAKAGAADLIVVKVAPLGGVARALDIVAQAGLPAVVSSALDTSVGIRAGLALAAALPSLPYACGLGTVSLFASDITLNPLVADDGAIRLREAVADPGLLEQYAATGERRDWWLDRLGRVHAVLESAPGNLFTKP from the coding sequence ATGCTCCCTTCGCTTGAAGAATTACAGGAATCTGCCCGCGTTGTTTCGCTGCCCATGCGGGTCAAGTTCCGCGGCATTATGCAGCGGGAGACGCTCCTTCTGAAGGGACCTCTTGGGTGGGGCGAATTCTGTCCCTTTCCCGAATACGGGGACGACGAATCCTCCCGGTGGCTCGCTGCCGCCCTGGAAGCCGGTTGGCAAGGATTTCCGCCGGCCCTGCGGGACACCATTCCGGTGAACGCCACCGTCCCGGCCGTTTCCGCTGATCGGGTACCGGGCGTGCTGGCCCGGTTCGGACGCGTGGACGCGGTGAAGGTCAAAGTGGCAGAACGCGGGCAGGACGTGGCGGAGGACATCGCCAGGGTCACCGCAGTTCGTGAAGCGTTGCCCGATGCTTCCATCAGGGTGGACGCGAACGGCGGTTGGGATGTTGACCAGGCCGTTGGCGCGTTGGGCAGGCTCTCGGCTGTAGGGCTCGAATACGCCGAACAACCTGTCCCCACCATTAAAGGCTTGGCAGAGGTGCGGCGCCGTCTTGCAGCAACGGGAATCCCCGTGCCCATCGCTGCCGACGAAAGCGTCCGCAAGGAAGAGGACCCCCTCCGTGTAGCAAAGGCCGGCGCTGCCGACCTGATAGTGGTCAAAGTGGCGCCGCTTGGGGGAGTCGCTCGCGCCCTGGACATCGTCGCCCAGGCCGGACTGCCCGCCGTCGTCAGCTCCGCCCTTGATACCTCGGTGGGAATCCGCGCCGGGCTCGCGCTCGCAGCCGCGCTGCCATCGCTGCCCTACGCCTGCGGCCTCGGCACGGTTTCCTTGTTCGCCTCGGATATCACGTTGAACCCCCTAGTAGCCGACGACGGCGCCATACGCCTTCGCGAGGCCGTCGCCGATCCCGGGCTGCTGGAGCAGTACGCAGCTACCGGGGAACGCCGGGACTGGTGGTTGGACCGCTTGGGCCGGGTCCATGCGGTCCTGGAGTCGGCCCCCGGAAATCTGTTCACCAAGCCTTAA
- a CDS encoding phosphatase PAP2 family protein, with protein sequence MSSQQFRVGGRSSKRPLKERAAGAGTGFLFCLLTVACMVGLFATYYFFVRTTMGQFIDESALVEAKELSGSAGKASTGFLDALPVTSLVIAAVVVLFVTVARQRWTAAGIAVAACIAANVATQVLKFLIPDRPDRGVQTLELNSLPSGHTTLAASAAAAVFLMVSPRWRPLAGFLGSTFAVATGVSTLINQWHRPADVVAAFLVVGAVMLPAGWLILRSGNQWNLWRGYGEHWASSRLWVMLTVFAVLAAGAVAAYSLLQVMPGLSTDSTVDYFWVGTAFIVLAGYLSALGSIWLFGMAARKR encoded by the coding sequence ATGAGTTCCCAGCAGTTCCGGGTAGGCGGAAGGTCGAGCAAACGGCCACTCAAGGAGCGTGCAGCAGGCGCGGGCACGGGCTTCTTGTTCTGCCTGCTGACCGTCGCGTGCATGGTCGGCCTGTTTGCCACGTATTACTTCTTTGTCCGCACCACCATGGGGCAGTTCATCGACGAGTCAGCCCTCGTCGAGGCCAAGGAACTGAGCGGTTCGGCGGGCAAGGCTTCCACGGGATTCCTGGACGCGCTGCCAGTCACTTCCCTGGTCATTGCCGCCGTCGTGGTTTTGTTCGTGACGGTCGCCCGGCAACGCTGGACAGCCGCGGGCATCGCCGTCGCGGCCTGCATAGCGGCCAACGTCGCAACCCAGGTGCTGAAGTTCCTGATCCCGGACCGCCCGGACCGTGGCGTCCAGACGCTGGAGCTGAACTCACTCCCCTCAGGGCACACTACTTTGGCCGCGTCAGCCGCCGCCGCTGTCTTCCTCATGGTTTCGCCGCGCTGGCGGCCCCTGGCCGGTTTCCTTGGCAGCACGTTCGCGGTGGCCACCGGCGTCTCGACGCTCATCAACCAGTGGCACCGTCCCGCCGATGTGGTTGCGGCCTTCCTCGTGGTGGGCGCAGTCATGCTCCCCGCCGGGTGGCTCATCCTCCGCAGCGGGAACCAATGGAACCTGTGGCGTGGTTACGGAGAGCACTGGGCGTCCTCCCGGCTGTGGGTGATGCTCACCGTTTTTGCCGTGCTGGCTGCAGGCGCCGTTGCCGCATACTCACTGCTGCAAGTGATGCCCGGGCTGAGTACGGACAGCACCGTGGACTACTTCTGGGTCGGTACAGCCTTTATTGTGCTCGCCGGCTACCTCTCCGCACTGGGCAGCATTTGGCTGTTCGGCATGGCGGCGAGGAAGCGATGA
- a CDS encoding carbohydrate ABC transporter permease, translated as MTTISERVESTARPVLRKKRDWSVAWRIVALLIASVFVLGPVLWTLSTSLRPPSESFKLPPAFLPLNPDFTSYSQVFKQLNILGLVLNSALVTGLIAIGQMITAALAGYAFAHLRFRGRGALFSIVLATMMVPAQVTIVPVFMLIRGVGLSDTLLALILPAIPTAFGTFLMRQYFMGLPADLAEAAAIDGASPWRTFRSVYAPLAMPGLAIVGILAFNFHWNEFFRPLIMTISEQNFTLPLGLVSLQGNLGTGSISVVLAGVVLSMIPALVVFMFGQRALQDGLTAGTGK; from the coding sequence ATGACCACCATTTCTGAACGTGTTGAAAGCACGGCCCGGCCTGTCCTGCGGAAGAAGCGCGACTGGTCCGTGGCCTGGCGGATCGTCGCCCTCCTGATCGCGTCCGTTTTTGTCCTGGGCCCCGTCCTCTGGACGCTGTCCACCTCGCTGCGGCCGCCGTCGGAATCCTTCAAACTGCCGCCCGCCTTCCTGCCGCTCAACCCCGACTTCACCTCCTACAGCCAGGTTTTCAAGCAGCTGAACATCCTGGGGCTGGTGCTGAACAGTGCGCTGGTGACCGGACTGATCGCCATCGGGCAGATGATCACGGCGGCGCTGGCAGGATACGCCTTCGCGCACCTTCGCTTCCGGGGACGCGGAGCGCTGTTCTCGATTGTGCTGGCCACCATGATGGTGCCGGCGCAGGTAACGATCGTTCCCGTGTTCATGCTGATCCGCGGCGTAGGCCTCTCGGACACTCTGCTCGCACTGATCCTTCCGGCCATCCCGACGGCGTTCGGTACGTTCCTGATGCGGCAATACTTCATGGGACTCCCGGCCGACCTCGCTGAAGCGGCAGCGATCGACGGCGCCTCGCCCTGGCGGACGTTCCGTTCCGTGTACGCGCCGCTGGCGATGCCCGGCCTGGCAATCGTGGGCATCCTGGCCTTCAACTTCCACTGGAACGAGTTCTTCCGGCCGCTCATCATGACCATCTCCGAGCAAAACTTCACGCTCCCGCTCGGCCTGGTCTCGCTCCAAGGCAACCTCGGCACAGGAAGCATCTCCGTGGTGCTGGCCGGTGTTGTCCTCTCCATGATTCCCGCGTTGGTGGTGTTCATGTTCGGGCAGCGTGCGCTGCAGGACGGGCTCACCGCAGGTACGGGCAAATAA
- a CDS encoding glycoside hydrolase family 32 protein — protein sequence MTDLALVSSLARAATHPDPAFPRFHPRPAQGWINDPNGVSYIDGKYHVFFQYNPDSARHRLIQWGHVSSADLVQWEEHPVALVPQAGGPDSAGCWTGVVTLDDGVPTAAYSGVQDHGGHSQVVIARGSSDLVSWNQDGHVAASMPTDPMVTAVRDPFIFRFNGARYAIQGAGLADGRAALLLYSVEDMENWEYKGIWLTSSDPVAAMHAPAEIWECPQLVEVPVAGGGPTWVMMFSLWLSGDDHEHANGVGHLIGSLSQDPETGLPVFTAATGGKSDLGRDFYAPQIVQLAYSSAAASSAAASALMWGWANEGPGRDGRRGRTQEEIDDAGWSGVLTHPRLLSVADGALVVAPVPEVSAYRGAAVASDASGSVDVPAFAEVLVRGAGEVSLRLGSGADEQLVYSGAVAAGEELRIFIDASLVEVYRSGSVATTLRAYPLAGESWTLELPSGATADVWELALPS from the coding sequence ATGACGGACCTTGCTCTTGTTTCCTCCCTCGCCCGTGCGGCTACGCACCCCGACCCGGCGTTCCCGCGCTTCCACCCTCGTCCGGCACAAGGCTGGATCAACGATCCCAACGGCGTCAGCTACATCGACGGCAAGTACCACGTCTTCTTCCAGTACAACCCGGACTCCGCCCGCCACCGGCTGATCCAGTGGGGACACGTCAGCTCCGCGGACCTGGTGCAGTGGGAAGAACACCCCGTTGCGTTGGTCCCCCAGGCCGGCGGGCCGGACTCGGCAGGATGCTGGACCGGCGTAGTCACGCTGGATGACGGGGTTCCCACGGCTGCGTACTCGGGCGTGCAGGATCACGGCGGCCACTCGCAGGTAGTGATCGCCCGCGGCTCTTCCGACCTTGTTTCCTGGAACCAGGACGGCCACGTTGCTGCCTCCATGCCGACGGACCCCATGGTGACGGCCGTGCGGGATCCGTTCATCTTCCGCTTCAACGGCGCCCGCTACGCCATCCAAGGCGCAGGCCTGGCGGACGGGCGGGCGGCATTGCTGCTCTACTCCGTGGAAGACATGGAGAACTGGGAGTACAAAGGCATCTGGTTGACCTCCTCCGACCCCGTGGCCGCGATGCACGCACCGGCAGAGATCTGGGAGTGCCCGCAACTGGTGGAGGTGCCCGTTGCCGGCGGCGGTCCAACGTGGGTCATGATGTTCTCCCTCTGGCTCTCCGGCGACGACCACGAGCACGCCAACGGCGTGGGGCACCTGATCGGCTCCCTTTCCCAGGATCCGGAAACCGGGCTGCCCGTGTTTACTGCCGCTACGGGTGGCAAGTCCGATCTGGGACGCGACTTCTACGCGCCGCAGATCGTGCAGCTCGCATACAGCTCCGCGGCTGCGTCTTCGGCCGCTGCCTCTGCCCTGATGTGGGGCTGGGCCAACGAAGGTCCCGGACGCGACGGCCGCCGGGGCCGCACCCAGGAGGAAATCGACGACGCCGGATGGTCGGGCGTGCTGACGCACCCGCGCCTTCTGTCTGTGGCTGATGGAGCACTGGTTGTTGCTCCCGTGCCGGAGGTTTCGGCTTACCGGGGTGCTGCCGTGGCTTCTGACGCTTCAGGCTCAGTGGATGTTCCGGCGTTTGCGGAGGTATTGGTGCGCGGCGCAGGGGAGGTTTCCTTGCGGCTCGGGTCCGGTGCGGATGAGCAGCTTGTGTACTCCGGAGCGGTTGCCGCAGGGGAGGAGTTGCGGATCTTCATCGACGCCTCGCTGGTGGAGGTGTACCGCTCCGGATCGGTGGCAACCACACTCCGGGCGTACCCGTTGGCCGGGGAATCATGGACACTGGAGCTTCCCTCCGGTGCCACCGCCGATGTGTGGGAACTGGCCCTGCCTAGCTAG
- a CDS encoding carbohydrate ABC transporter permease, with protein sequence MSTVTRTTTGNARASAPGSGPASKRSRVQQRWLPWAFLAPTIVGMGLFTLLPIVASIALAFFRWDIISAPTFVGFDNFAEVVQDPTVRVSFLNTIVFVVVAVALQLGLALGLAIMVQEKLPAWLRVFFRSAFFFPLILSAASVSIFMRYLFNEQFGVVNWLLSLIGIPAVPWLTTPGGSAAVVILVYVWQNFGFSFLLFIGGLASIPVETYEAASLDGATGWRKHWYVTLPLLSPTTLVASVMAIINALQVFDQPYVLTRGGPGDSTRTAVMVIFESAFQRLEFGQASAIGVILTLIIMAITALQFRLSKRFVFYQ encoded by the coding sequence ATGAGCACTGTCACCCGTACCACAACGGGCAATGCCCGGGCCTCGGCCCCCGGAAGCGGTCCAGCTTCCAAACGGAGCCGGGTCCAGCAACGGTGGCTCCCGTGGGCCTTCCTTGCCCCGACCATCGTTGGCATGGGCCTGTTCACCCTCCTGCCGATCGTGGCCTCCATAGCGCTCGCGTTCTTCCGCTGGGACATCATCTCGGCCCCGACGTTCGTGGGTTTCGATAACTTCGCCGAGGTCGTCCAAGACCCCACGGTCCGGGTGTCCTTCCTCAACACCATCGTGTTCGTGGTGGTGGCCGTGGCCCTCCAGCTGGGGTTGGCTCTGGGCCTGGCGATCATGGTCCAGGAAAAGCTCCCGGCCTGGCTGCGGGTCTTCTTCCGCTCGGCGTTCTTCTTCCCGCTGATCCTGTCCGCGGCGTCGGTTTCCATCTTCATGCGCTACTTGTTCAACGAGCAGTTCGGCGTCGTGAACTGGCTGCTTTCGCTCATCGGCATCCCCGCGGTTCCGTGGCTGACGACGCCAGGCGGGTCTGCCGCCGTCGTGATTCTTGTCTACGTGTGGCAGAACTTCGGGTTCTCTTTCCTCCTGTTCATCGGCGGCCTCGCCTCGATCCCGGTGGAAACCTACGAGGCCGCGTCCCTGGACGGTGCCACCGGTTGGCGCAAGCACTGGTACGTCACCTTGCCGCTCCTGAGCCCCACCACGCTGGTGGCCTCCGTGATGGCGATCATCAACGCGCTCCAAGTCTTCGACCAGCCCTACGTGCTCACCCGGGGCGGTCCCGGCGACTCCACGCGGACAGCCGTGATGGTGATCTTCGAGTCCGCATTCCAGCGGCTTGAGTTCGGCCAGGCCTCGGCGATCGGCGTGATCCTCACCCTGATCATCATGGCCATCACGGCCCTGCAGTTCCGGCTCAGCAAACGATTCGTCTTCTACCAGTAA
- a CDS encoding ABC transporter substrate-binding protein, giving the protein MPGTNGALRQFTRRTALTALGAGIVGVTAASWPRLTGTDIPGRGDNSLSIAIMGTAADAAARQKVIDAFAKVHPEIKVKVQAIQAVDWKDFFTKILTMVAAGTPPDVVYVATEGAQLFAEKLAHPLDDYLRRDAADMKEYFEDVHPSLVEAFMYKGSLFQLPIDWNAANMYYNTASLRAAGLERPAEDWTHTDFRATLAAMKKAKPSDFTPYYWTNRLFGGVVPWLYANDTSFLKETKSGGGEWLWDGFYGNDPSRSLRSGGYQWLEPNADDPRVFESFDYLRGLVKDGLGVRPEEGGGSSLIGLFASNRIGTTPAGGYWVQGLHEAGMTEDGFDVQFFPKWRTQRHQFGTAGYAIMKTAKDKDAAWEWVKFSASLEAMQIIFPTPNTTPARRSMANQQLYAGTGPRHWNVFYDTLDKFPTTGPIPAPPQQAAVETALMKNVSLAVSGDERQLKQALESMQRDLELALRRQP; this is encoded by the coding sequence ATGCCGGGAACCAATGGCGCTTTGCGTCAATTCACACGCAGGACAGCCCTCACAGCCCTCGGTGCCGGGATTGTTGGAGTGACGGCGGCGTCGTGGCCGCGACTCACGGGAACAGACATCCCCGGCCGGGGAGACAACAGCCTCAGCATCGCCATCATGGGCACCGCAGCGGACGCCGCAGCCCGCCAGAAAGTCATTGACGCTTTCGCCAAGGTCCACCCCGAGATCAAAGTCAAAGTCCAGGCCATCCAAGCCGTGGACTGGAAGGACTTCTTTACCAAGATCCTCACCATGGTGGCCGCAGGCACCCCGCCGGACGTTGTGTACGTGGCAACCGAAGGCGCCCAGCTTTTCGCTGAGAAGCTCGCCCACCCCTTGGACGACTACCTTCGTCGCGACGCTGCGGACATGAAGGAATACTTCGAGGATGTCCACCCGAGCTTGGTGGAAGCGTTTATGTACAAGGGCAGCCTGTTCCAGCTCCCCATCGACTGGAACGCAGCCAACATGTACTACAACACTGCGTCCCTGCGCGCGGCCGGGCTGGAACGCCCCGCCGAGGACTGGACCCACACGGACTTCCGCGCCACCCTCGCGGCGATGAAGAAGGCCAAGCCGTCCGACTTCACGCCGTACTACTGGACCAACCGGCTCTTCGGCGGAGTGGTCCCGTGGCTCTACGCCAATGACACCAGCTTCCTCAAGGAAACAAAGTCCGGCGGCGGGGAATGGCTGTGGGACGGTTTCTACGGCAATGATCCCTCCCGCAGCCTGCGTTCCGGCGGCTACCAATGGCTGGAGCCCAACGCAGACGATCCCCGCGTCTTCGAATCCTTCGACTACCTCCGCGGACTGGTCAAGGACGGCCTCGGCGTCCGGCCCGAAGAAGGCGGCGGAAGCTCGCTGATCGGTCTCTTCGCCTCCAACCGCATAGGTACGACGCCGGCGGGCGGCTATTGGGTGCAAGGCCTCCACGAGGCGGGGATGACCGAGGACGGATTCGACGTCCAGTTCTTCCCCAAATGGCGGACCCAGCGGCACCAGTTCGGCACGGCCGGCTACGCGATCATGAAGACCGCCAAGGACAAGGACGCCGCCTGGGAGTGGGTGAAGTTCAGCGCCAGCCTCGAAGCCATGCAGATCATTTTCCCGACGCCCAACACCACCCCGGCCCGCCGGTCCATGGCCAACCAGCAGCTCTACGCCGGCACCGGACCCCGCCACTGGAACGTCTTCTACGACACCCTGGACAAGTTCCCCACAACTGGCCCCATTCCGGCGCCTCCCCAGCAGGCCGCCGTCGAGACCGCCCTCATGAAGAACGTATCCCTGGCTGTCAGCGGGGACGAGCGGCAACTCAAACAAGCACTCGAATCCATGCAACGCGATCTTGAACTGGCCTTGAGGAGGCAGCCATGA
- a CDS encoding DUF2510 domain-containing protein translates to MTQGFNSSATPPGWYPDPSQPQQMRWWDGVQWTQNVAPGSAQYMPVQRPLVSNETPVYNPFIWAIVLLPLVAIFLLLTWQPEFRYLNTRQGTTFDPTSMYTPGFFLMQISSFLVWGVSVFLAYLDYQRLSRSGVVRPFHWAWCFLSGTVYVIGRSVIVRKVAPGRGLAPVWVLIGTIVVSFIVAAIWFSNFMTQLYSQIGYSVNA, encoded by the coding sequence ATGACTCAGGGTTTCAACAGCTCAGCAACTCCTCCGGGTTGGTACCCGGATCCTTCACAGCCCCAGCAGATGCGCTGGTGGGACGGGGTGCAGTGGACCCAGAATGTGGCTCCGGGATCAGCGCAGTATATGCCTGTCCAGCGGCCGCTGGTCAGCAACGAGACCCCGGTTTACAACCCCTTCATTTGGGCTATTGTCCTGTTGCCGCTTGTGGCAATCTTCCTGCTGCTGACGTGGCAGCCCGAGTTCCGGTATTTAAACACCCGGCAAGGGACCACTTTTGACCCCACGTCCATGTACACCCCGGGCTTCTTCCTGATGCAAATCTCAAGCTTCCTGGTGTGGGGCGTGAGTGTCTTCCTGGCCTATCTGGACTACCAGCGCCTTTCCCGCTCCGGGGTAGTCCGGCCTTTCCACTGGGCGTGGTGCTTCCTGAGCGGAACCGTCTACGTCATTGGCCGGTCCGTCATTGTCCGCAAGGTGGCTCCTGGCCGCGGTTTGGCGCCCGTCTGGGTCCTCATCGGAACGATAGTGGTCTCCTTCATCGTGGCCGCTATCTGGTTCTCCAACTTCATGACGCAGCTCTACTCGCAGATCGGCTATTCGGTCAACGCATAA
- a CDS encoding PhoX family protein, whose product MSETTRRTFPLLPMLGHTKGKRSAVTCALKCDNACAGDVCNTSSNGYFRDIASTAMSRRAALGLGAAGALAVVLGGTGTDAAVADSGSGLSDAAKKGFGKSKLTFAPIKPVDASVDAFIVPEGFEWRPIIRWGDPLFADSPAFDLNNQTAAAQARQFGYNNDYTDILPIPGSKDRRAVLFTNHEYTNENLMLPVGFDAAEARAIGRAAHGLAVVELERKNKNKPWNYVKGAPLNRRFLTDTIYELTGPAAGTNLVSTIDDPAGRWIKGTLGNCSGGTTPWGTILSGEENFNGYFAAPGSSAEDKRYGLAAKPTTRQWELDEPRFDTRNPGYANESNRFGWIVEVDPFDPSSTPKKHSAMGRFKHEGANVIVAPDGRVVAYMGDDERFDYLYKFVSKGFYKPGDSADARKNNMNLLSEGDLYVARFTGDSPASEIDGTGKLPADGAFDGTGEWLPLVVNGQSAVPGMSVAEVLVYTRLAADKVGPTKMDRCEDVEPNPLTGKVYVACTNNSDRGKTGKEGATEVNPRTLNRDGHIVEITEAPGQTGTAFNWTLLLVAGDPAANGSTYFSGFPADKVSPISCPDNVAFDSVGNLWISTDGAPSSIGYNDGLFKVTLDGPERGKVEQFLSVPRDAETCGPIIHDDERTVFVAVQHPGEDGTFAAPNSLFPDYVGAGSTPAPGAARAPRPSIVQVSRK is encoded by the coding sequence ATGTCTGAAACAACCCGTCGCACGTTCCCGCTGTTGCCCATGCTCGGCCACACGAAGGGAAAGCGGAGCGCAGTCACGTGTGCCCTCAAGTGCGACAACGCTTGTGCAGGCGATGTCTGCAACACCAGCTCCAACGGTTACTTCCGCGACATCGCCTCAACCGCCATGTCCCGCCGCGCCGCCCTTGGCCTGGGCGCCGCCGGGGCGCTCGCCGTCGTACTTGGCGGAACGGGTACCGACGCCGCCGTGGCTGACTCCGGCAGCGGGCTTTCCGACGCTGCAAAGAAGGGATTCGGCAAGTCCAAACTCACGTTTGCTCCCATCAAGCCCGTGGACGCCTCGGTGGACGCGTTTATCGTGCCGGAAGGTTTCGAGTGGAGGCCGATCATCCGCTGGGGCGATCCGTTGTTCGCCGATTCACCGGCCTTCGATCTCAACAACCAGACCGCCGCCGCCCAGGCCCGCCAGTTCGGCTACAACAACGATTACACGGATATCCTCCCGATCCCGGGCTCCAAGGACCGCCGGGCAGTCCTGTTCACCAACCACGAGTACACCAATGAGAACCTCATGCTGCCCGTCGGCTTTGACGCGGCAGAAGCGCGGGCTATCGGCCGTGCCGCCCACGGCCTGGCTGTTGTGGAACTCGAGCGGAAGAACAAGAACAAGCCGTGGAACTACGTCAAGGGCGCACCCCTCAACCGTCGTTTCCTGACGGACACTATCTATGAACTTACTGGTCCCGCGGCTGGCACCAACCTGGTCTCCACCATCGATGACCCCGCAGGCCGGTGGATCAAGGGAACCCTGGGCAACTGCTCCGGAGGCACCACCCCGTGGGGCACTATCTTGTCCGGTGAAGAAAACTTCAACGGGTACTTCGCAGCGCCGGGATCCTCGGCAGAGGACAAGCGCTACGGCCTGGCCGCGAAGCCCACCACGCGTCAGTGGGAACTCGACGAACCCCGTTTCGATACCCGGAACCCCGGCTACGCCAACGAGTCCAACCGCTTCGGCTGGATAGTGGAAGTTGATCCTTTCGACCCCTCGTCCACCCCCAAGAAGCACTCCGCCATGGGCCGTTTCAAACACGAAGGCGCCAACGTGATCGTCGCCCCCGACGGCCGCGTGGTGGCTTACATGGGCGACGACGAGCGCTTCGACTACCTCTACAAGTTCGTGTCCAAGGGTTTCTATAAGCCCGGCGACTCAGCCGATGCGCGCAAGAACAACATGAACCTGTTGTCCGAAGGTGACCTGTACGTTGCCCGGTTCACCGGTGATTCCCCGGCCTCGGAGATCGACGGCACCGGCAAACTTCCCGCAGATGGTGCCTTTGACGGTACCGGTGAATGGCTTCCGTTGGTCGTGAACGGGCAGTCAGCTGTGCCGGGCATGTCCGTGGCCGAGGTACTCGTGTACACCCGTCTCGCGGCGGACAAGGTAGGCCCCACCAAGATGGACCGTTGCGAAGACGTGGAACCGAACCCGCTGACCGGCAAGGTCTACGTTGCCTGCACCAACAACTCGGACCGCGGAAAGACCGGCAAGGAAGGCGCCACGGAGGTCAATCCGCGCACACTGAACCGCGACGGTCACATCGTCGAGATCACCGAGGCTCCGGGCCAGACCGGCACGGCATTCAATTGGACCCTCCTGTTGGTTGCCGGCGATCCCGCAGCGAACGGGTCCACGTACTTCTCGGGCTTCCCGGCAGACAAGGTCTCGCCGATCTCCTGCCCGGACAACGTGGCCTTCGACTCCGTGGGCAACCTGTGGATTTCCACTGACGGTGCCCCATCGTCGATCGGCTACAACGACGGCCTGTTCAAGGTCACCCTCGACGGACCGGAGCGTGGAAAGGTGGAGCAGTTCCTCTCCGTCCCGCGCGACGCCGAGACCTGTGGCCCGATCATCCACGACGACGAGCGGACCGTGTTCGTAGCCGTCCAGCACCCGGGCGAAGACGGCACATTCGCGGCCCCCAACTCGCTGTTCCCGGACTACGTCGGTGCCGGATCCACCCCGGCGCCCGGTGCGGCCCGCGCCCCGCGACCCTCGATCGTCCAAGTGTCCCGCAAGTAG
- a CDS encoding LacI family DNA-binding transcriptional regulator, translating to MNRKATALDVAKRAGVSRSAVSLVLNGRGDGNVAKESQERIRLAAQELNYSPNAIALSLRNQRSRVIGILSDEVVVSPFDGNIIGGADDVARSRGFVTVVMDTERDTARDAGAIETLLDRQVDGLMYVTVGLKPLEVPPGMERVPSVLANCYDAHPRPRLHHVIPDEVTGGREATEHLIQFGHRDIAFLAGSEDSPASPLRIEGYREAFASAQLPVTEARIAHAGWDIDDGYKGAMRLLDGVVPAERPTAIMCANDRLAVGVVLAAARLGLSIPGDLSVIGYDDEHRIANTMVPALTTMALPLREIGREAMTRLLDAIEDGKTTTAEPTVETMVPCRLVLRESTGPATR from the coding sequence ATGAACCGCAAGGCAACCGCACTGGACGTCGCCAAAAGGGCGGGGGTGTCCAGGAGCGCGGTTTCCCTTGTGCTCAACGGCAGGGGCGATGGAAACGTCGCAAAGGAAAGCCAGGAACGCATCCGTTTGGCGGCGCAAGAGCTGAACTACTCCCCCAACGCGATCGCCCTGAGCCTGCGGAACCAGCGTTCGCGGGTGATCGGGATCCTGTCCGATGAAGTGGTGGTCAGCCCCTTCGACGGCAACATCATCGGCGGCGCGGACGACGTCGCCCGCAGCCGCGGTTTTGTCACGGTGGTCATGGACACCGAGCGCGATACGGCCCGGGATGCGGGAGCGATCGAAACGCTCCTCGACCGGCAGGTTGACGGCTTGATGTACGTGACCGTAGGCCTGAAACCGCTTGAGGTTCCGCCGGGCATGGAGCGCGTGCCGTCCGTCCTTGCCAATTGCTACGACGCCCATCCGCGCCCCCGTCTCCATCACGTCATCCCGGATGAAGTCACCGGCGGCCGCGAGGCCACGGAACATCTGATTCAGTTCGGCCACCGCGACATCGCTTTCCTTGCCGGCTCCGAGGATTCCCCCGCCTCGCCCCTCCGCATCGAGGGCTACCGCGAGGCCTTCGCCTCCGCGCAGCTCCCCGTGACCGAAGCGCGGATAGCGCACGCCGGGTGGGATATTGACGACGGTTACAAGGGAGCGATGCGACTGCTCGACGGCGTAGTCCCGGCTGAGCGGCCCACCGCCATCATGTGCGCGAACGACAGGCTCGCCGTCGGGGTGGTCCTCGCCGCCGCGCGGCTCGGCCTCAGCATCCCGGGCGACCTCTCCGTGATCGGTTACGACGACGAACACCGCATCGCCAACACCATGGTCCCCGCCCTCACCACCATGGCCCTCCCCCTGCGCGAGATTGGCCGCGAGGCGATGACCAGGTTGCTGGACGCGATCGAGGACGGTAAAACCACGACGGCGGAGCCCACCGTTGAGACGATGGTCCCCTGCCGCTTGGTCTTGCGCGAGTCCACCGGACCGGCAACGCGCTAG